In Streptomyces sp. NBC_00683, the DNA window CCCGCCCCGGCATCTACGAACTGCCCTTCGGAGCGAACCTGCGCGACCTGCTCGCCCTCGCGGGTCCGCCGGAGCGGATGCGGGCGGTCCTCCTCGGCGGCGCCGCGGGCGGCTTCGTACGCCCCGACGAGCTGGACATCCCGCTCACCTTCGAAGGCACCCGCGCGGCCGGGACGACGCTCGGTTCCGGCGTGGTCCTGGTCCTGGACGACTCGGTGGAGCTCCCCCGCATCCTGCTGCGCATCGCGGAGTTCTTCCGCGACGAGTCCTGCGGCCAGTGCGTGCCCTGCCGGGTGGGCACGGTCCGCCAGGAGGAGGCCCTGCACCGGATCGTGGACCGTACGGGAGCCGGGGCCGCCGCCGACGTCGCACTCATGAGAGAGGTGGGGCAGACCATGCGGGACGCCTCGATCTGCGGTCTGGGCCAGACCGCGTGGAATGCCGTGGAGTCCGCCATCGACCGTCTGGGGGTCTACAAGTGACCGCTGTACCGCTCCAGCCGCCGCGCCGTCTCGTCTCGTTCACGCTCGACGGCTCGGAGACCCGGGTCCCCGAGGGTTCGACGATCCTGGACGCCTGCCGGTCGGCCGGCAAGGACATCCCGACCCTGTGCCAGGGCGACACGCTCACCCCGAAGAACGCCTGCCGGGTCTGCGTCGTCGAGGTGGAGGGTGCCCGCACGCTCGCCCCGGCCTGCTCCCGGCGCGCCGAGCCGGGCATGACGGTCCGCACGGACACCGAGCGGGCCCGGCACAGCCGGAAGGTGGTCCTGGAGCTGCTGGCCTCCTCGACCGATCTGTCGACGACACCGCGGGCCGCAGAATGGATCAAGGAGTACGACGCGGAACCCGGCCGCTTCGGCGCGGACGCCGCCCGGGTCAATGAGCAGCCGAGGATCGACAACGACCTCTACGTCCGCGACTACGACAAGTGCATCCTCTGCTACAAGTGCGTCGACGCCTGCGGGGA includes these proteins:
- a CDS encoding 2Fe-2S iron-sulfur cluster-binding protein, translating into MTAVPLQPPRRLVSFTLDGSETRVPEGSTILDACRSAGKDIPTLCQGDTLTPKNACRVCVVEVEGARTLAPACSRRAEPGMTVRTDTERARHSRKVVLELLASSTDLSTTPRAAEWIKEYDAEPGRFGADAARVNEQPRIDNDLYVRDYDKCILCYKCVDACGEQWQNTFAIAVAGRGFDARISTEHDAPLTDSACVFCGNCIEVCPTGALSFSTEFDMRAAGTWDEPAQTQTTTVCAYCGVGCNVTLHVQDNEIVKVTSPHDNPVTHGNLCIKGRFGYQHVQNRV